A genomic segment from Corylus avellana chromosome ca5, CavTom2PMs-1.0 encodes:
- the LOC132182656 gene encoding malonyl-CoA:anthocyanidin 5-O-glucoside-6''-O-malonyltransferase-like — MAPNNGVKILEVFRVSPQPTSPGSASPSSLPLTLFDLLWLRFPPVQRVFFYEIPPTNASFLDSILPKLKHSLSLTLQHYLPLAGTLTWPEGSHKPIINYVEGDSVSFTLAESSADFYHLSGNNCFVEAEEYHSLVPHLPTSHEQAQVLALQVTIFSNCGFCIGITAHHAVLDGKSSTMFMKSWANLCKHGGLSMVPELTPSYDRTVIKDPAGLEGIFLNHWMNHGGPNNKSLKVWELKTPPDVVRGTFELSRAKIQKLRQLITTMLEEKNQQKQPLQLSTYTITCAYTWVCLAKAEGVRDAKFIIGISVDARRRMEAPIPATYFGNCIGARTPIAERNELLGEDGVVVAVNAICEAITSLDDGVLSGSENWLPMVFAIKTQRLVGIAGSPRFELYNTDFGWGRPRKVEMISIDRTGAICLSDSRDGGGGIEIGLVLKKQEMEVFASLFSRGLEAL, encoded by the coding sequence ATGGCACCTAATAACGGGGTGAAAATACTCGAGGTTTTCCGGGTGTCGCCGCAACCAACATCACCAGGCTCGGCCAGCCCAAGCTCTCTTCCTCTCACCTTATTTGACTTACTCTGGCTAAGATTCCCCCCAGTCCAGCGAGTTTTCTTCTATGAAATCCCTCCTACAAACGCATCCTTCTTGGATTCCATTCTTCCAAAACTCAAACACTCGCTCTCCCTCACCCTCCAACACTATCTCCCTCTTGCCGGTACCCTCACTTGGCCTGAGGGCTCCCACAAACCCATCATCAACTACGTAGAGGGCGATTCAGTTTCCTTCACTCTTGCTGAGTCAAGTGCCGACTTCTACCATCTCTCAGGGAACAATTGCTTTGTTGAAGCAGAGGAATACCATTCCCTCGTACCCCACTTGCCAACATCCCATGAACAAGCCCAGGTGTTGGCGTTGCAAGTCACAATCTTCTCAAACTGCGGGTTTTGTATCGGAATCACCGCACACCATGCTGTTCTCGACGGCAAAAGCTCAACCATGTTCATGAAATCATGGGCTAACTTGTGCAAACATGGCGGTTTGTCAATGGTACCGGAGCTAACACCATCCTACGACAGGACGGTCATCAAGGACCCGGCTGGGCTGGAGGGAATCTTCCTGAACCATTGGATGAACCATGGCGGCCCAAACAACAAGAGCCTAAAGGTATGGGAACTCAAAACTCCCCCGGATGTTGTACGAGGCACATTCGAGTTGAGTCGCGCAAAAATCCAAAAGCTCAGGCAATTGATAACCACCATGCTGGAGGAGAAGAATCAACAAAAACAGCCACTTCAATTATCAACATATACAATAACATGTGCCTACACGTGGGTTTGCTTGGCCAAGGCTGAAGGAGTAAGGGACGCCAAATTCATTATTGGCATTAGCGTGGACGCCAGACGTCGAATGGAGGCTCCTATCCCTGCGACTTATTTTGGAAACTGCATTGGAGCTCGTACACCGATTGCGGAAAGAAATGAGCTATTGGGGGAAGATGGGGTAGTTGTTGCCGTAAATGCTATCTGTGAAGCTATAACAAGTTTGGATGATGGGGTCCTGAGTGGGTCTGAAAACTGGCTGCCGATGGTATTCGCTATAAAGACTCAGAGATTGGTTGGAATTGCCGGATCACCTCGGTTTGAGCTTTACAATACTGATTTTGGGTGGGGAAGGCCTAGGAAGGTGGAGATGATTTCCATAGATAGAACAGGAGCGATATGTCTTTCGGATAGTAGAGATGGTGGTGGAGGAATTGAAATAGGATTGGTTTTGAAGAAACAGGAAATGGAAGTTTTTGCTTCATTATTTTCCAGAGGTCTTGAAGCTCTTTAA